From the Pseudomonas sp. SORT22 genome, one window contains:
- a CDS encoding ABC transporter substrate-binding protein has translation MNLSINRVFNLFAVPALAAVVGWLPPLALAGEVKEIRIAVPDLSAGTQHSGGGVTDVLRDQQLLEKAFAADGIHIQWNYFKGAGPVINEAFANGQVDFAYLGDLAAIIGKANGLDTRLLAATGRGIKHYLGVAPGSNIKTLQDLKGKRVAVFRGTATQLSFDAALASQGLSEKDLKVINLDFNAAIAALAARQIDATWGSTGISALKQRGLAELPLNTRDLGGAGNVQAVLVGSGRFVDEHPELVEKLLAAQQQAVHWLTQDDNKDAYIQLVSGLASYPPAILQQDLQDEQLSKIFPSTLDADFLSKLQASVDLAAEQRLIRKGFKVDQWLAPQAIRPAPAPLAADRG, from the coding sequence ATGAACCTGTCGATCAACCGTGTGTTCAACCTGTTTGCCGTTCCCGCCCTGGCCGCGGTGGTCGGCTGGCTGCCGCCGCTGGCCCTGGCTGGCGAGGTCAAGGAAATCCGCATCGCCGTGCCTGACCTGAGCGCCGGCACCCAGCATTCCGGTGGCGGTGTGACCGACGTGCTGCGCGACCAGCAACTGCTGGAAAAAGCCTTCGCCGCCGATGGCATCCACATCCAGTGGAACTACTTCAAGGGCGCCGGTCCGGTGATCAACGAGGCCTTTGCCAACGGCCAGGTCGACTTCGCCTACCTTGGCGACCTGGCGGCGATCATCGGCAAGGCCAATGGCCTCGACACCCGCCTGCTGGCCGCCACCGGGCGCGGCATCAAGCACTACCTGGGGGTGGCGCCGGGCAGCAACATCAAGACCCTGCAAGACCTCAAGGGCAAGCGCGTGGCGGTGTTCCGCGGCACCGCCACCCAGCTGTCGTTCGACGCCGCCCTGGCCAGCCAGGGCCTGAGCGAGAAGGACCTGAAGGTCATCAACCTGGATTTCAACGCGGCGATTGCCGCCCTGGCCGCCAGGCAGATCGACGCCACTTGGGGCTCGACCGGCATCAGCGCCCTCAAGCAACGCGGCCTGGCCGAGCTGCCGTTGAATACCCGCGACCTGGGCGGCGCCGGCAATGTCCAGGCGGTGCTGGTGGGCTCCGGGCGCTTTGTCGACGAGCATCCCGAACTGGTGGAAAAACTGCTGGCCGCCCAGCAGCAGGCCGTGCACTGGCTGACCCAGGACGACAACAAGGACGCTTATATCCAGCTGGTTTCGGGGCTGGCCAGCTACCCGCCGGCGATCCTCCAGCAAGACTTGCAGGATGAGCAACTGAGCAAGATCTTCCCCTCGACCCTGGATGCCGACTTCCTGAGCAAATTGCAGGCGTCAGTGGACCTGGCCGCCGAGCAGCGGCTGATCCGCAAAGGGTTCAAGGTCGATCAGTGGCTGGCACCGCAGGCTATCCGGCCAGCACCTGCACCTCTGGCTGCCGATCGAGGCTGA
- a CDS encoding Mpo1-like protein → MKNLVEHLSQYAAYHRDPRNIATHFIGIPLIVLAVTVLLSRPGTELAGVWLSPALLVALVTGWFYLRLDQRLGLLMALLLGLCLWAGQALAVQSTLVWLSAGLVLFVIGWVIQFVGHHYEGRKPAFVDDLMGLIIGPLFVVVELGFLLGLRPELKKAIEENVGPVAVRQKKAAV, encoded by the coding sequence ATGAAAAACCTGGTCGAACACCTGAGTCAATACGCCGCCTACCACCGCGACCCGCGCAACATCGCCACCCACTTCATCGGCATACCGCTGATCGTGCTGGCGGTAACGGTTTTGCTGTCACGCCCAGGCACCGAACTAGCTGGCGTCTGGCTGTCGCCAGCACTGCTGGTGGCGCTGGTTACCGGCTGGTTCTACCTGCGCCTGGACCAACGCCTGGGCCTGCTGATGGCGTTGTTGCTGGGCTTGTGCCTGTGGGCCGGGCAGGCGCTGGCGGTGCAAAGCACCCTGGTCTGGCTGAGTGCCGGGCTGGTGTTGTTCGTGATCGGCTGGGTGATCCAGTTTGTCGGCCACCACTATGAAGGCCGCAAGCCGGCGTTTGTCGATGATCTGATGGGCTTGATCATCGGGCCGTTGTTCGTGGTGGTGGAGCTGGGGTTCTTGCTGGGGTTGCGCCCGGAGCTGAAGAAGGCCATCGAGGAAAATGTCGGGCCGGTGGCGGTTCGGCAGAAGAAGGCAGCGGTCTGA
- a CDS encoding ABC transporter permease subunit has protein sequence MARASLSSLPLASPPGRTRRFGGLPLRRLQAWYLPLSLAALWWLASRNQWMSEQILPAPSLVWQSGLELAQGELWTHLAISLQRLALGLLLGVASGALLGAWLGFSRRAERLVLPTFNALAQIPTLAWVPLFMVLFGIGEVLKLVVLVKAIIVPVTLHTLVGVRDAQPRLREAATVLRLPPHLLISRLIFPAALPAFLAGVRLALATGWTSLLAVELLASSEGIGYLMVWARQLFMLDIVFVCILVIGLLGFVMDRGLAWLDRRLVHWPHPPSAELRVSRLQGGQRLQALLLPLALLVLWQLANQLDWVDTQILVAPLQVLQTTWDGLLDGSLSGALAISVGRALGGLLLGGGLGFALGLWLGLSTPAERLLGPSLAGLRQIAIFAWVPLLTAWFGLGELAKWVFVGLAAFFPLFIATQRAVASRSPQLEEAARVLHLDLPQRLRRLVLPGAAPGIFAGLRISLIYAWLGTIGAEYFMPSGGGIGSLMIGAQQLLRMDIIMAGMLLVGLTGALLGALGQHLELRATRWRRA, from the coding sequence ATGGCCCGAGCTTCACTTTCCAGCCTGCCACTGGCAAGCCCCCCAGGCCGGACGCGACGGTTCGGCGGCCTGCCCCTGCGCCGCCTGCAAGCCTGGTATCTGCCGCTGTCATTGGCCGCCCTGTGGTGGCTGGCCAGTCGCAACCAGTGGATGAGCGAACAGATACTGCCAGCGCCGAGCCTGGTCTGGCAGAGCGGCCTGGAACTGGCCCAGGGCGAGCTGTGGACACACCTGGCGATCAGCCTGCAACGCCTGGCCCTGGGCCTGCTGCTGGGGGTTGCCAGTGGCGCCTTGCTCGGCGCCTGGCTGGGGTTCAGCCGTCGCGCTGAACGCCTGGTGCTGCCGACCTTCAATGCCCTGGCGCAGATCCCGACCCTGGCCTGGGTGCCGCTGTTCATGGTGCTGTTCGGTATCGGCGAGGTGCTCAAGCTGGTGGTGCTGGTCAAGGCGATCATCGTCCCGGTGACCCTGCACACCCTGGTCGGCGTGCGCGATGCCCAGCCACGCCTGCGCGAAGCGGCGACGGTACTGCGCCTGCCGCCGCACCTGTTGATCAGCCGGCTGATTTTTCCGGCGGCCCTGCCGGCCTTTCTCGCCGGCGTGCGCCTGGCCCTGGCCACAGGCTGGACTTCATTGCTGGCGGTAGAGCTGCTGGCCTCCAGTGAAGGCATCGGCTACCTGATGGTCTGGGCCCGGCAGCTGTTCATGCTCGATATCGTCTTCGTCTGCATCCTGGTCATCGGCCTGCTGGGTTTTGTCATGGACCGTGGCTTGGCTTGGCTCGACCGGCGCCTGGTGCACTGGCCGCACCCGCCCAGCGCCGAGCTGCGGGTGTCGCGCTTGCAAGGTGGCCAGCGCCTGCAGGCGTTGCTGCTACCGTTGGCGCTGCTGGTGCTGTGGCAACTGGCCAATCAGCTGGACTGGGTCGACACGCAGATCCTGGTCGCCCCGCTGCAGGTCTTGCAGACCACCTGGGACGGCCTGCTTGACGGCTCGCTCAGCGGCGCACTGGCCATCAGTGTCGGCCGGGCACTGGGCGGTTTGCTGCTCGGCGGTGGCCTGGGCTTCGCCCTGGGCCTGTGGCTGGGGCTGTCGACGCCTGCCGAACGCCTGCTCGGGCCCAGCCTGGCCGGCTTGCGGCAGATCGCAATCTTCGCCTGGGTGCCGCTGCTGACCGCCTGGTTCGGCCTTGGTGAACTGGCCAAGTGGGTGTTCGTTGGCCTGGCGGCGTTCTTCCCGCTGTTCATTGCCACCCAGCGGGCGGTGGCCAGCCGTTCGCCACAGCTGGAGGAAGCCGCCCGCGTACTGCACCTCGATCTGCCCCAGCGCTTGCGCCGGCTGGTGCTGCCGGGCGCGGCGCCGGGGATTTTCGCCGGCCTGCGCATCAGCCTGATCTACGCCTGGCTGGGCACCATCGGCGCCGAGTATTTCATGCCTTCGGGCGGCGGTATCGGCAGCTTGATGATCGGCGCCCAGCAACTGCTGCGCATGGACATCATCATGGCCGGGATGCTCCTGGTCGGCCTCACCGGCGCCCTGCTGGGCGCCCTCGGACAACACCTCGAATTGCGCGCCACGCGCTGGAGACGAGCATGA
- the pcaD gene encoding 3-oxoadipate enol-lactonase, which produces MAQVQLADGVLNYQLEGPEHLPVLVLSNSLGTDLHMWDTQVPALTAHFRVLRYDTRGHGGSLVTPGPYSIEQLGQDVVALLDALHIEQAHFCGLSMGGLIGQWLGINAGERLNRLIVCNTAAKIGAPDTWNPRIELVLRDRQDAMVGLRDASIERWFTKTYAEGNPDQAKRITDMLAATSPEGYAANCGAVRDADFREQLGQIKVPLLVISGSHDAVTPPAGGRFIQENVAGAQYAEFHAAHLSNVEVGAPFSRRVIDFLLGREG; this is translated from the coding sequence GTGGCACAGGTACAACTCGCCGATGGCGTACTCAACTATCAACTCGAAGGCCCGGAACACCTGCCGGTGCTGGTGCTGTCCAATTCTCTGGGTACCGACCTGCACATGTGGGACACCCAGGTCCCGGCCCTGACCGCGCATTTTCGCGTGCTGCGCTACGACACCCGCGGCCATGGCGGTTCGCTGGTGACCCCGGGGCCGTACAGCATCGAACAACTGGGGCAGGATGTAGTGGCGTTGCTCGATGCCTTGCACATCGAACAGGCGCATTTCTGCGGTCTGTCGATGGGCGGGCTGATCGGCCAGTGGCTGGGGATCAACGCCGGCGAGCGGCTGAACCGCCTGATCGTGTGCAACACCGCGGCCAAGATCGGCGCGCCGGACACCTGGAACCCGCGCATCGAGCTGGTATTGCGTGATCGTCAAGACGCGATGGTCGGCTTGCGTGATGCCTCGATCGAGCGCTGGTTCACCAAAACCTATGCCGAGGGCAATCCCGACCAGGCCAAGCGGATTACCGATATGCTCGCCGCCACCTCGCCTGAAGGCTATGCGGCCAACTGCGGGGCGGTGCGCGATGCTGATTTTCGTGAGCAACTGGGCCAGATCAAGGTTCCGCTGCTGGTGATCTCCGGCAGCCACGACGCGGTGACGCCGCCGGCCGGTGGGCGTTTCATCCAGGAGAACGTGGCGGGCGCGCAGTACGCCGAATTCCACGCTGCGCACCTTTCCAACGTCGAAGTCGGTGCGCCGTTCAGCCGCCGGGTAATTGATTTTCTGCTGGGCCGAGAGGGCTGA
- a CDS encoding 3-carboxy-cis,cis-muconate cycloisomerase encodes MNPRPGNQLFDAYFTAQGMREIFSDRGRVQGMLDFEAALARAEAATGVIPQVAVAAIETACHAERYDFAALAEAIAVAGNSAIPLVKALGKVIASGVPEAERYVHLGATSQDAMDTGLVLQLRAALALIEADLAQLTNALARQAEIHAETPLAGRTWLQHATPVTLGMKIASWLGALNRHRQRLQELKPRLLTLQFGGASGTLAALGDKALPVAEALAADLQLTLPEQPWHTQRDRLVEFAAVLGMIAGSLGKLGRDVSLLMQTEAAEVFEPSAPGKGGSSTMPHKRNPVGAAVLIGAATRVPGLLATLYAAMPQEHERSLGLWHAEWETLPEICCLVSGALRQAQIIADGLEVDAERMRRNLDLTQGLVLAEAVSIVLAQRLGRDHAHHLLETCCKRAVAEQRHLRAVLGDEPQVSAELSPDELDRLLDPAHYLGQARAWVERALAEHHRVNA; translated from the coding sequence ATGAACCCGCGTCCGGGCAATCAGCTGTTCGATGCCTATTTCACCGCGCAGGGAATGCGCGAGATTTTCTCTGACCGTGGCCGGGTGCAGGGCATGCTTGATTTCGAAGCGGCCCTGGCCCGTGCCGAAGCGGCCACTGGGGTAATCCCCCAGGTGGCGGTGGCGGCGATCGAAACCGCCTGTCATGCCGAACGCTATGACTTTGCCGCGCTGGCCGAGGCGATTGCCGTGGCCGGCAACTCGGCGATCCCGCTGGTCAAGGCGCTGGGCAAGGTGATTGCCAGTGGCGTACCGGAGGCCGAGCGTTATGTGCACCTGGGCGCCACCAGCCAGGATGCCATGGACACCGGCCTGGTGTTGCAACTGCGGGCGGCGCTGGCCTTGATCGAGGCCGACCTGGCGCAACTGACCAACGCCCTGGCGCGCCAGGCCGAGATTCACGCCGAGACGCCCCTGGCCGGGCGCACCTGGCTGCAACATGCTACGCCGGTCACCTTGGGCATGAAGATTGCCAGCTGGCTGGGCGCCTTGAATCGCCATCGCCAGCGCCTGCAGGAACTCAAGCCGCGCCTGCTGACCCTGCAGTTTGGCGGCGCCTCCGGGACCCTGGCGGCGTTGGGCGACAAGGCCTTGCCGGTGGCCGAAGCCTTGGCCGCAGATTTGCAGCTGACGCTGCCTGAACAACCCTGGCACACCCAGCGCGACCGTCTGGTGGAGTTCGCGGCGGTGCTCGGCATGATTGCCGGCAGCCTTGGCAAGCTCGGCCGTGACGTCAGCCTGCTGATGCAGACTGAAGCGGCTGAGGTGTTCGAGCCTTCGGCGCCGGGCAAGGGCGGTTCCTCGACCATGCCGCACAAGCGCAACCCGGTCGGCGCTGCGGTGCTGATCGGCGCCGCCACCCGGGTCCCGGGCCTGCTGGCCACGCTGTATGCCGCCATGCCCCAGGAGCACGAGCGCAGCCTCGGCCTGTGGCATGCCGAATGGGAAACCCTGCCGGAGATCTGCTGCCTGGTCTCCGGGGCGCTGCGCCAGGCACAGATCATCGCCGATGGCCTGGAAGTGGACGCCGAGCGCATGCGCCGCAACCTCGACCTGACCCAGGGCCTGGTACTGGCGGAAGCGGTGAGTATCGTCCTGGCCCAGCGCCTGGGCCGTGACCATGCCCACCATCTGCTGGAAACCTGCTGCAAGCGGGCCGTGGCCGAGCAGCGCCATCTGCGCGCCGTGCTGGGCGACGAGCCGCAGGTCAGTGCCGAACTTTCGCCAGACGAGCTCGATCGTCTGCTCGACCCAGCCCACTACCTCGGCCAGGCCCGTGCCTGGGTCGAGCGGGCGCTGGCTGAACATCACCGCGTCAATGCCTGA
- a CDS encoding ABC transporter ATP-binding protein: MNAIAPALVSFNQVGKHFAVAGGELEAIRDFNLQIADGEFVAIVGASGCGKSTLLRLLIGLDNDYQGQILIDGKPLDGIGSERGIVFQEHRLFPWLTVSQNIALGLVNDPLNNEQRQQRINQYIALVGLEDFSQAYPHQLSGGMAQRVAIARGLVASPRILLLDEPFGALDALTRQQMQDELLAIRERARITTLLVTHDVEEALFLADRVVVLEPRPGRIKRIVEIDLAHPRQRASLAFHRLREDLLHELTADARYLPPAQEQIRDLPLTYLAY; encoded by the coding sequence ATGAACGCCATCGCCCCTGCCCTGGTCAGTTTCAATCAGGTCGGCAAACACTTCGCCGTTGCTGGCGGCGAGCTGGAAGCCATCCGCGACTTCAACCTGCAGATCGCCGACGGTGAATTCGTCGCCATCGTCGGCGCCAGCGGCTGCGGCAAATCCACCCTGCTGCGCCTGCTGATCGGCCTGGACAACGACTACCAGGGGCAGATCCTGATCGATGGCAAGCCGCTCGATGGCATCGGCAGCGAACGCGGCATCGTCTTTCAGGAGCACCGGCTGTTCCCCTGGCTAACCGTTTCGCAAAACATCGCCCTGGGCCTGGTCAACGACCCCTTGAACAACGAGCAGCGCCAGCAACGCATCAACCAGTACATCGCCCTGGTGGGCCTTGAGGACTTCAGCCAGGCCTACCCGCACCAGCTGTCCGGTGGCATGGCCCAGCGCGTGGCGATTGCCCGCGGCCTGGTGGCCAGCCCGCGCATTCTTCTGCTCGATGAACCCTTCGGCGCCCTCGACGCGCTGACCCGCCAGCAGATGCAGGACGAGCTGCTGGCGATTCGCGAGCGCGCGCGCATCACCACCCTGCTGGTGACCCACGATGTCGAGGAAGCGCTGTTTCTTGCCGACCGCGTGGTGGTGCTGGAGCCGCGCCCGGGGCGGATCAAGCGCATTGTCGAGATCGACCTGGCGCACCCGCGCCAACGCGCAAGCCTGGCCTTCCACCGCCTGCGCGAAGACCTGCTGCACGAACTGACCGCCGACGCGCGCTACCTGCCACCGGCGCAGGAACAGATCCGCGACCTGCCCTTGACCTACCTTGCCTACTGA
- a CDS encoding MFS family transporter — MTSAYYTGEERSKRIFAIVGASSGNLVEWFDFYVYAFCAIYFAPAFFPSDDPTVQLLNTAGVFAAGFLMRPIGGWLFGRVADRHGRKNSMMISVLMMCAGSLVIACLPTYASIGAWAPALLLLARLFQGLSVGGEYGTTATYMSEVALRGQRGFFASFQYVTLIGGQLLAVLVVVILQQLLSEDELRAWGWRIPFVVGAIAALISLFLRRSLEETSSAETRNDKDAGSIAGLFRNHKAAFITVLGYTAGGSLIFYTFTTYMQKYLVNTAGMSAKTASFIMTGALFLYMCMQPLFGMLSDRIGRRNSMLLFGALGTLFTVPILLALKTVTSPFLAFVLITLALCIVSFYTSISGLVKAEMFPPQVRALGVGLAYAVANALFGGSAEYVALGLKSMGMENTFYWYVTAMMAIAFLFSLRLPKQAAYLHHDH, encoded by the coding sequence ATGACTTCAGCCTATTACACCGGTGAGGAGCGTAGTAAACGCATCTTTGCCATTGTCGGTGCGTCCTCGGGCAACCTGGTCGAATGGTTCGACTTTTACGTCTATGCCTTCTGCGCCATCTATTTCGCCCCGGCCTTTTTCCCCTCCGACGATCCGACGGTACAGTTGCTCAACACCGCCGGGGTGTTCGCCGCCGGCTTTCTGATGCGACCGATTGGTGGCTGGCTGTTCGGCCGCGTTGCCGACCGTCACGGCCGCAAGAACTCGATGATGATCTCGGTGCTGATGATGTGCGCCGGATCGCTGGTCATCGCCTGCCTGCCCACCTATGCCTCGATCGGCGCCTGGGCGCCGGCGCTGCTGTTGCTGGCGCGGCTGTTCCAGGGCCTGTCGGTGGGCGGTGAGTATGGCACTACCGCCACCTACATGAGTGAAGTGGCGCTGCGCGGCCAGCGCGGTTTTTTTGCCTCGTTCCAGTACGTGACCCTGATCGGCGGGCAGTTGCTGGCGGTGCTGGTGGTAGTGATTCTTCAGCAGTTGCTTAGTGAAGACGAACTGCGCGCCTGGGGCTGGCGCATCCCGTTTGTGGTCGGTGCGATTGCTGCGCTGATCTCGTTGTTTCTGCGCCGCTCGCTGGAAGAAACCAGCAGCGCCGAAACCCGCAACGACAAGGACGCCGGCAGCATCGCCGGGCTGTTTCGCAACCACAAGGCGGCGTTCATCACCGTGCTTGGCTACACCGCCGGCGGCTCGCTGATCTTCTACACCTTCACCACTTACATGCAGAAGTACCTGGTCAACACCGCCGGCATGAGCGCCAAGACCGCAAGCTTCATCATGACCGGCGCATTGTTTTTGTACATGTGCATGCAGCCGTTGTTCGGCATGCTCTCGGACCGTATCGGCCGGCGTAATTCGATGCTGCTGTTCGGCGCGTTGGGCACGCTGTTCACCGTGCCGATCCTGCTGGCGCTGAAAACCGTCACCAGCCCGTTCCTGGCCTTCGTGCTGATTACCCTGGCGCTGTGCATCGTCAGCTTCTACACCTCGATCAGCGGTCTGGTCAAAGCCGAAATGTTCCCGCCGCAGGTACGCGCCCTGGGCGTCGGCCTGGCGTATGCGGTGGCCAACGCGCTGTTTGGCGGCTCGGCCGAGTACGTCGCCTTGGGGCTGAAATCCATGGGCATGGAAAACACCTTTTACTGGTACGTTACGGCGATGATGGCGATTGCCTTCCTGTTCAGCCTGCGCTTGCCGAAGCAGGCTGCGTACCTGCACCACGACCATTGA
- a CDS encoding Crp/Fnr family transcriptional regulator has product MRETLLQGHWFQALPPSFQDSLLALARPRQLAAGQYLFQRGDAPCGLYAVLDGAMRVGAVATDGKEALLTLIEAPHWFGEISLFDGQPRTHDAQAEGLTQLLWIPQAPLLKLLDQQPRHWRDVALLMSHKLRVVFVALEQQSLLAAAPRVAHRLLQIAAGYGELLGSRRVLQLSQEQLALMLSLSRQTTNQILKSLQQEGALRLGYGEIEILDPARLQALASPAGTATD; this is encoded by the coding sequence ATGCGCGAAACCCTGCTGCAAGGTCACTGGTTCCAGGCATTGCCTCCCAGCTTTCAGGATAGCCTGCTGGCACTGGCCCGGCCGCGTCAGCTGGCGGCCGGGCAATACCTGTTCCAGCGCGGCGATGCGCCGTGCGGGCTGTATGCGGTGCTCGACGGGGCGATGCGCGTGGGCGCGGTGGCCACCGATGGCAAGGAGGCGCTGCTGACCCTGATCGAAGCGCCGCACTGGTTCGGCGAGATCAGCCTGTTCGACGGCCAGCCGCGCACCCACGACGCCCAGGCCGAAGGACTGACCCAGTTGCTGTGGATCCCCCAGGCGCCGCTGTTGAAGTTGCTCGATCAACAGCCCCGGCACTGGCGCGACGTGGCCTTGTTGATGAGCCATAAACTGCGCGTGGTGTTTGTTGCGCTGGAGCAGCAGAGCCTGCTGGCCGCCGCACCGAGGGTGGCCCACAGGCTGTTGCAGATCGCCGCCGGCTATGGCGAGTTGCTTGGCAGCCGGCGCGTGCTGCAACTGTCCCAGGAGCAACTGGCGCTGATGCTCTCGCTGTCGCGCCAGACCACCAACCAGATCCTCAAGTCGCTGCAGCAGGAAGGCGCCTTGCGCCTGGGCTATGGCGAGATCGAGATCCTCGACCCGGCACGCCTGCAGGCCCTGGCTAGTCCGGCTGGAACGGCGACTGACTGA
- the pcaC gene encoding 4-carboxymuconolactone decarboxylase has translation MDEKQRYDAGMQVRRAVLGDAHVDRSLSNLSEFNSEFQEMITRHAWGDIWTRPGLPRHTRSLITIAMLIGMNRNEELKLHLRAAANNGVTREEIKEVLMQSAIYCGIPAANATFHLAESVWDELGVESRG, from the coding sequence ATGGACGAGAAACAACGTTATGACGCCGGCATGCAAGTGCGCCGCGCGGTGCTCGGCGATGCCCATGTCGACCGTAGCCTGAGCAACCTGAGCGAGTTCAACAGCGAGTTCCAGGAAATGATCACCCGCCACGCCTGGGGTGACATCTGGACCCGCCCGGGCCTGCCGCGGCATACCCGCAGCCTGATCACCATTGCCATGCTGATTGGCATGAACCGCAACGAGGAGCTGAAGTTGCACCTGCGCGCGGCGGCCAACAATGGCGTGACCCGTGAGGAGATCAAGGAAGTGCTGATGCAGAGCGCGATCTACTGCGGCATTCCGGCGGCCAATGCCACCTTCCACCTGGCCGAGTCGGTGTGGGATGAGTTGGGGGTTGAGTCCAGGGGCTGA
- a CDS encoding arylsulfatase: MSQRPNFLVIVADDLGFSDIGAFGGEIATPNLDALATAGLRLTDFHTAPTCSPTRSMLLTGTDHHIAGIGTMAEALTPELIGKPGYEGYLNDRVVALPELLRDAGYQTLMSGKWHLGLTAELAPQARGFERSFALLPGAANHYGFEPTYDEHTPGLLKSTPALYIEDQTFIDELPKDFYSSDAFGDKLLQYLKERDQSRPFFAYLPFSAPHWPLQAPAEVVARYQGRYDAGPEVLRQERLEKLRTLGLIAADTQAHPVDNHWHSLSDEQRQRSARAMEVYAAMVERMDWNIGRVLDYLRNQGLLDNTLVLFMSDNGAEGALLEAFPKFGPQLASYLDQHYDNSLDNIGRANSYVWYGPHWAQAATAPSRLYKAFTSEGGIRVPALVHYPALARQGQISQQFSTVMDITPTLLDLAGVRHPGKRWRGREVAPLRGKSWLGYLSGETEQVHDENTVTGWELFGRRAIRQGHWKALYIPGPVGPATWQLYDLASDPGEINDLAAVQPAKLQALLGEWQKYVEETGVILSQSPFQPD, translated from the coding sequence ATGAGCCAACGCCCCAACTTTCTGGTCATCGTTGCCGACGACCTGGGTTTCTCCGATATCGGCGCCTTCGGCGGCGAAATCGCCACGCCGAACCTCGACGCGCTGGCCACCGCCGGCCTGCGCCTGACCGACTTTCATACCGCGCCGACCTGCTCGCCCACCCGCTCGATGCTGCTCACCGGCACCGATCACCATATCGCCGGCATCGGCACCATGGCCGAGGCGCTGACCCCGGAGCTGATCGGCAAGCCGGGCTACGAAGGCTACCTCAACGACCGCGTGGTGGCCTTGCCGGAGCTGCTGCGCGATGCCGGATACCAGACCCTGATGAGCGGCAAATGGCACCTGGGCCTGACCGCCGAGCTGGCGCCCCAGGCCCGCGGCTTCGAGCGCTCCTTCGCCCTGCTGCCGGGCGCGGCCAACCACTATGGCTTTGAACCGACCTACGACGAACACACCCCGGGCCTGCTCAAATCAACGCCGGCGTTGTACATCGAAGACCAGACCTTCATCGACGAACTGCCCAAGGATTTCTATTCTTCCGACGCCTTCGGCGACAAGCTGCTGCAGTACCTGAAGGAGCGCGACCAGAGCCGGCCGTTCTTCGCCTACCTGCCGTTCTCGGCGCCGCACTGGCCGTTGCAGGCGCCGGCCGAAGTGGTGGCGCGCTACCAGGGCCGCTACGACGCCGGCCCCGAAGTGCTGCGCCAGGAGCGCCTGGAAAAACTGCGCACGCTCGGCCTGATCGCCGCCGACACCCAGGCCCACCCGGTCGACAACCACTGGCACAGCCTCAGCGACGAGCAACGCCAGCGCTCGGCGCGGGCCATGGAGGTGTACGCGGCGATGGTCGAGCGCATGGACTGGAACATCGGCCGGGTGCTCGACTACCTGCGCAACCAGGGCCTGCTCGACAACACCCTGGTGCTGTTCATGTCCGACAACGGCGCCGAAGGTGCGCTGCTCGAGGCCTTCCCCAAGTTCGGCCCGCAACTGGCCAGCTACCTCGACCAACATTATGACAACAGCCTGGACAACATCGGCCGGGCCAACTCCTATGTTTGGTATGGCCCGCACTGGGCCCAGGCGGCCACCGCACCGTCGCGGCTGTACAAGGCCTTTACCAGCGAAGGCGGGATTCGCGTACCGGCGCTGGTGCATTACCCGGCATTGGCACGCCAGGGTCAGATCAGCCAGCAGTTCAGCACGGTGATGGACATCACCCCGACCCTGCTCGATCTTGCCGGCGTGCGCCACCCCGGCAAGCGCTGGCGCGGCCGTGAGGTAGCGCCGCTGCGCGGTAAATCCTGGCTGGGTTACCTGTCGGGCGAGACCGAGCAAGTGCACGACGAAAACACCGTCACCGGCTGGGAGCTGTTCGGCCGCCGGGCCATTCGCCAGGGCCATTGGAAAGCGCTGTACATTCCCGGCCCGGTCGGCCCGGCCACCTGGCAGTTGTACGACCTGGCCAGCGACCCGGGCGAAATCAACGACCTGGCCGCAGTACAACCGGCGAAGCTGCAGGCGCTGCTGGGCGAATGGCAGAAGTATGTCGAGGAGACCGGAGTGATCCTCAGTCAGTCGCCGTTCCAGCCGGACTAG